One window of the Puntigrus tetrazona isolate hp1 chromosome 13, ASM1883169v1, whole genome shotgun sequence genome contains the following:
- the LOC122356823 gene encoding uncharacterized protein LOC122356823 produces MDMANHADNRHSRRENSIGVVQRFLCCSCFQTGENDRLEYNQEKPQNPKAVVDEENVHIVVEDLGIDNPGFSLSDVEHKGLLQQITIGRSASSVSMCQRAVLKKKLAPLSSLPLQSRAIQNSEDDCTVDSLLYGSGSSNAGDGCLLTPPVINLIPPTPSDVIDDDQFFDINSEEESLQQTSGSEGVDSIGSAAMGEQESEEDVDQDLGSEVNCKTKDEEHPQVKSPEKETAKKKSIDKSTIHFLHSNFHVPLLPEYPRKRSLNTGISLLQFTEHNLDDLSNKDASSHELLKEELRLLPLSSKISMLTHRKKPATRSCSLGDTVTRSHTFHATCQGRDEILVDEESPRQRRITVASYIPQTMDHTGKSAVKWDSNGYRAKTLAELNTEEVCQWFSNIGLQKCLPFIREAEFSGSHIASIDLNTLEILQVSDLEEKERLLSAIYLELHPPNSTTQRLDSLLERFGPHNVEKFTAALVSMTKSKSSPQVSSININRCSFRFRQKEQNGKFQNNSHLIEITVNVSDRTVHLRTPKETSVGKVVESCLRMLGINEDKDHFNLKSSEDEFSPEQQIGDLPGSETRLMELYLYRKETAEVGPHSSDNNIICTTDNIQSKNLLNSTGKIQELNQQVASLQNVIIQVQELYHGLVAFCSELKKMEGRWMQCKQTALKPSEVRLLEKMRLNCQVFKDEITLVHLNRQVTHLREVLEKMQAKEKAERKSPTLTQLVSLQSPVMLVATQVKADPDGHYGFSAHWVEGQGLIVVHSEGANLCMNDRLVEVNGVNVLGSSEDELKLMLKTHSAHIVVLRQLAQELPQEEPSAPTSDKLQL; encoded by the exons ATGGACATGGCAAACCATGCGGATAACCGACATTCCAGGCGAGAAAACAGTATCGGTGTTGTACAAAGGTTCCTGTGTTGCTCCTGCTTCCAGACGGGCGAGAACGACCGCTTGGAGTACAATCAGGAAAAGCCACAGAATCCCAAGGCTGTTGTGGATGAAGAGAACGTCCATATTGTTGTTGAAGATTTGGGAATAGACAACCCAGGATTTAGCCTTTCTGATGTTGAGCACAAAGGTCTACTTCAACAGATCACCATAGGCCGTTCTGCCAGTTCTGTGTCCATGTGCCAAAGAGCAGTTCTGAAGAAGAAACTCGCACCACTTTCCTCTTTACCGCTTCAGTCTAGAGCGATCCAAAACAGTGAGGACGACTGTACTGTTGACTCTCTTCTGTATGGTTCTGGCAGCAGTAATGCTGGAGATGGTTGTCTTCTCACTCCTCCGGTCATTAACCTCATACCTCCAACACCTTCTGATGTAATAGATGATGACCAGTTCTTTGACATAAACTCAGAAGAAGAGAGTCTACAGCAAACATCAGGCAGCGAAGGAGTGGATAGTATTGGCAGTGCTGCTATGGGAGAGCAAGAGAGCGAGGAAGATGTAGACCAAGACTTGGGGTCTGAAGTTAATTGTAAGACAAAAGATGAAGAACACCCACAGGTGAAGTCTCCAGAAAAAGAAACAGCCAAAAAGAAGAGCATAGACAAGTCTACAATCCATTTCCTGCATAGCAACTTTCATGTACCTCTTCTTCCTGAATACCCACGAAAAC GAAGCCTTAATACTGGAATCAGTTTGCTGCAGTTCACTGAACATAATCTGG ATGACTTGAGCAACAAGGATGCCAGCAGCCATGAGTTGCTAAAGGAAGAGTTGAGGCTCCTACCGCTAAGCAGTAAGATAAGCATGTTAACACACCGAAAG AAACCAGCCACTAGGTCCTGTAGTTTGGGCGATACAGTGACAAGAAGTCATACCTTTCACGCCACATGTCAAGGAAGAGATGAAATCCTTGTAGATGAGGAATCTCCACGTCAAAGGAGGATAACTGTTG CATCATACATTCCTCAGACCATGGACCATACTGGAAAAAGTGCAGTGAAG TGGGATTCTAATGGGTACAGAGCCAAAACGTTAGCAGAGCTGAACACGGAGGAGGTTTGCCAGTGGTTTAGCAATATTGGTCTACAGAAATGCCTGCCCTTCATTAGAG AGGCAGAATTCAGTGGATCTCACATTGCTTCTATTGATCTCAACACCCTTGAAATCCTTCAAGTGTCTGAtctggaggagaaagagaggctGCTGTCTGCCATTTACCTTGAGTTACACCCACCAAACTCCACCACCCAAAGACTCGACTCCCTCCTTG AAAGGTTTGGTCCACATAATGTTGAGAAATTCACAGCAGCTTTGGTGTCCATGACCAAGTCAAAATCTTCTCCTCAAGTTAGCAGCATCAACATAAACCGTTGCTCATTCAGATTCAG ACAGAAAGAGCAAAATGGTAAATTTCAGAACAACTCACATCTCATTGAAATCACAGTGAATG TGTCAGATCGAACAGTCCATTTAAGGACACCCAAAGAGACAAGTGTGGGAAAAGTGGTGGAGTCCTGTTTGAGGATGCTGGGAATTAATGAAGACAAAGATCACTTCAATCTAAAAAGCAGTGAAG ATGAGTTCTCCCCTGAGCAGCAGATTGGAGACTTGCCTGGCTCAGAGACGAGACTAATGGAGCTTTACTTATATAGGAAG GAAACAGCGGAAGTGGGTCCTCATTCATCTGATAACAACATTATTTGTACCACTGACAATATTCAGAGTAAAAATCTGCTAAACAGCACTGGGAAGATTCAGGAGCTAAATCAACAGGTGGCCTCCCTCCAAAATGTTATCATACAG GTTCAGGAGCTTTACCATGGTCTGGTAGCCTTCTGTTCAGAGCTGAAGAAGATGGAGGGGAGATGGATGCAGTGCAAACAGACAGCTTTGAA GCCATCGGAGGTCCGGCTTCTGGAGAAGATGAGGCTAAACTGCCAGGTGTTTAAAGACGAGATCACACTAGTCCACCTCAATCGACAAGTGACCCACCTACGTGAAGTTCTGGAGAAGATGCAGGCCAAG GAGAAAGCAGAGAGGAAGAGCCCTACTCTGACTCAGCTGGTCTCTTTGCAGTCTCCTGTCATGCTGGTGGCCACCCAAGTGAAAGCAGACCCAGATGGTCATTACGGTTTCTCTGCACACTGGGTAGAGGGCCAGGGTCTGATTGTGGTACACAGTGAGGGTGCTAATCTCTGCATGAATGACAG GCTTGTGGAGGTAAACGGAGTTAACGTCTTGGGGAGTAGTGAGGATGAGCTGAAGCTGATGCTTAAGACACACAGTGCTCACATCGTTGTTCTTCGCCAGCTGGCCCAAGAACTTCCACAAGAAGAACCATCTGCCCCCACTTCAGACAAACTTCAGCTCTGA